The genomic segment CGGCACAACCGAAGCGCAGGTTGCGCCGCTGGTGAAGCGGTTCAGCGAAGAAACCGGCAAAATCAGTGGTTGCGGCGCGGCCGATGAAATGGCGCGCCAGCTGAACGCTGATGTGGTGAACCGCGATGGTATCAAGGTTCGCGACCTCCCTGCCCCGCTGCAGCAAGTGATGCTTGATCTGCAAGTCGGCCAGTCAACACCGCCTTATGGTTCGCTGGAAGATGGCGTCCGCGTCTTCGTCATGTGCGGCCGCGATGCCCCGCAGGAAGCGTCTTCGGAATCCTTCGACGAAATCATGTCGCGGCTTGAAGAAGAACGGGTCAACAAACGGGCACGTATCTATCTGCGTGACCTTCGCCGCGACGCAGTCATCGAATATAACTGATGCCGCCACGGCGACTTGATCTGCCGTTAGCGATTTCGGTCGGCGACCCGGCGGGCATAGGACCGGAAATTATCGGCAAAGCATGGGAGGCACGCAAAAGCGCGGACCTTCCACCCTTCTTCGCCATTGGCGATATGGGCAGTTTCGCGCCGCACTGGAACGGCCCGGTCGTCAAGATCGACGACCCCGCCGATAGCTTTGCGCATTTCGATTCGGCGCTTCCCGTTATCGAGGTGCACACTTGTCTTTCGGTCATACCGGGCGAACCCGATCTGGACGGCGCGCATTGCGCCTATCAGGCTTTGGAAATGGCCATCGGCTTCGCCCGCGCAGGCAGTGCAGCGGCATTGGTCACAGGGCCTGTTTCAAAAACCCAGCTTTACGCCGTCGGTTTCACCCATCCCGGACAAACCGAATTTATCGCCGAACGCTGCGGCGTGTCCAAGAATAATGCCGTCATGATGCTCGCCGGGCCAGACTTGCGCGTAGTGCCCATGACAACCCATATCCCGCTCGCATCGGTGGCCTCCAAACTGGACGGGCGCCTGATCCGGCAACGGCTGCGCGCCACGGCCAAGGGGCTGCAGCGCAATTTCGGGATAGAGAACCCGCGTTTGGCGGTCGCCGGTTTCAACCCCCATGCGGGCGAATCGGGCAATATGGGCCGCGAGGAAATCGACATTTTCGAACCCGCGATCGCGCAAATACGCAGCGAGGGCTTTGACGTTGTCGGCCCCCTGTCCGCCGATACCATGTTCCATGCCGAGGCGCGGTCGCATTATGATGCCGCCTTGTGCGCCTATCATGATCAGGCGCTGATCCCATTGAAAACGCTTTATTTCCATGACGCCGTCAACATCACGCTTGGCCTGCCGGTGGTGCGGACGTCGCCAGACCACGGCACCGCCTTTGGCATTGCAGGCCAGAACATCGCAATGCCCCATTCGATGATTGCGGCCATCAAGATGGCGGAAATGGCGGCGCTCAACCGCCAAGCCGCAGACGCGGCATGACCCTTCCCACATTGCCCCCGCTTCGGGATGTTATCGCCCGCCATGGCCTGTCGGCCAGCAAAGCACTCGGTCAGAATTTCCTGTTCGACGAACAATTGCTCGACCGCATTGCCGCCATCCCCGGATCGCTCAAGGGACAGAATGTCTATGAAGTCGGCCCCGGCCCCGGTGGCCTGACGCGCGCATTGCTGCGCGCCGGCGCCAATGTTCTGGCGGTCGAACGCGACCATCGCTGCCTACCCGCGCTCGCCGAATTGGCAGAGGCGTTTCCGGGACAGTTGAGGGTGATCGAGGGCGACGCCCTGAAAATTGATCCGGCCAAGGAAATCGGCGGACCGTTCCACATTCTGTCCAACCTGCCCTATAATGTCGGCACCGCGCTTGCCGTCGGTTGGTTGGGTGGCGATGTGTGGCCGCCGGAATGGCAATCGCTGACCCTGATGTTCCAGCGCGAAGTTGCCGACCGGATCGTTGCGCCTGCGGCCAGCGATGCTTATGGGCGGTTGGCCATCTTGGCGCAGTGGCGTTCGCAGGCCAAGATCGCGATGCCCGTCCACCGCTCCGCCTTTACCCCCCCGCCAAAAGTCATGTCGGCCGTCGTGCACATCACCCCCGGCGAAGCGCCCGAAGGCGTGAAGATGGCGGTCCTCGAAAAACTGACCGCCGCAGCATTCGGGCAGCGGCGCAAAATGCTGCGGCAAAGCCTGAAGGCTGTGCCCGGCGCATTGGATGCGCTGGAGAAAGCCGGAATTGCAGCCGACCGGCGGCCTGAAACGGTGACGATCCCCGAATGGTGCGAACTGGCGCGGCATTTGGGTTAATGGGGGCGTCCCGCTCCATTCGCCTGAACCCCGGCGACACTTCCCCATTACTTCATCGTCACCCCGCTGCACTCCCAGATTACTGCACCGTCACCCTGAACTCGTTTCAGGGTCTTAGTTTTCACCGTCGCTGAATAAGACCCTGAAACAAGTTCAGGGTGACGGGTGTGTTGTTGAATTGACCGGCTATGTGTCATTCAGCGTCCGGTTCAACTCAACATTTCGCTAGGGGTGGCGCTTCGCATTGTGCGCGGCTAAAGGCGGTGGATGCAAAATCTGGCTTCCACCGAACGCGCTGCGCTTGAAAGGATCACGCACGATCCGATGCTGGCACAGGTGCAGCAATGGGCCGCGATAAATAGCGGATCGGGCAACCTCGCGGGGTTGAAAGCGACCGCCGATCTGCTGGCCGATGCCTTTGCCATTCTCCCCGGAAATATCGAGCTTCAAGAGCCGGCACCTGTCGAAAAGGTGCGGGCAGACGGGGTCGTCGAAATCGTCGAACATGGTCGTCATCTGGTCGTGACCGTCAGGCCCGAAGCGCCGGTGCAACTGCTTTTCACCGGACATATGGACACCGTATTTCCCGCCGACCACAATTTTCAGGAGCAGCGTTGGCTGGAGGATGGCGTGTTGAACGGCCCCGGCGTCGCCGACATGAAGGGCGGCATTGCCGTCATGCTGGCCGCCCTCGCCGCTGCCGAGACAGCGCCTGAATTTGCAAATGTCGGCTATCAGGTGATGATCAACAGCGATGAGGAAGTCGGATCGCCCTCGTCCGCGCCGCTGATTACCGCGCTTGCCAAAGGGAAGACCGCAGCGCTGACTTACGAACCCGCCCTGCCCGATGGGACCTTGGCGGGTGAACGCGGGGGCAGCGGGAATTTCTCGATCATCTTTACCGGCAAAAGCGCGCATGCCGGACGCAATCCGCAAGATGGCCGCAACGCGCTGCTCGCCGCTGCCGACCTCGCTCTGCGGTTGAAGGCGCTCACCCGCCCCGGCCTCAACGTCAATCCGGCACGGATCGAAGGGGGCAGCCCCAATAATGTCGTGCCCGACCACGCCATATTGCGCGTCAATTTTCGGCCCATGACACCTCAAATTGTCGAGGAAACAGATCTCGCGCTGCGCACGTTGATTGCCGATATCGAACGGGAACATGACGTCAGCGCCCATCTGCACGGCAGCTTCGGCCGTCCGCCCAAGCCCATTGATGCAGGGGCCGCCAAGCTGTTCGATCTGGTCAAGCAGTGCGGGGCCGACCTTGGCCTTTCGATTGCGTGGAAAGCCAGCGGCGGCGTGTGCGACGGCAAT from the Sphingorhabdus lacus genome contains:
- the pdxA gene encoding 4-hydroxythreonine-4-phosphate dehydrogenase PdxA — translated: MPPRRLDLPLAISVGDPAGIGPEIIGKAWEARKSADLPPFFAIGDMGSFAPHWNGPVVKIDDPADSFAHFDSALPVIEVHTCLSVIPGEPDLDGAHCAYQALEMAIGFARAGSAAALVTGPVSKTQLYAVGFTHPGQTEFIAERCGVSKNNAVMMLAGPDLRVVPMTTHIPLASVASKLDGRLIRQRLRATAKGLQRNFGIENPRLAVAGFNPHAGESGNMGREEIDIFEPAIAQIRSEGFDVVGPLSADTMFHAEARSHYDAALCAYHDQALIPLKTLYFHDAVNITLGLPVVRTSPDHGTAFGIAGQNIAMPHSMIAAIKMAEMAALNRQAADAA
- the rsmA gene encoding 16S rRNA (adenine(1518)-N(6)/adenine(1519)-N(6))-dimethyltransferase RsmA, whose amino-acid sequence is MTLPTLPPLRDVIARHGLSASKALGQNFLFDEQLLDRIAAIPGSLKGQNVYEVGPGPGGLTRALLRAGANVLAVERDHRCLPALAELAEAFPGQLRVIEGDALKIDPAKEIGGPFHILSNLPYNVGTALAVGWLGGDVWPPEWQSLTLMFQREVADRIVAPAASDAYGRLAILAQWRSQAKIAMPVHRSAFTPPPKVMSAVVHITPGEAPEGVKMAVLEKLTAAAFGQRRKMLRQSLKAVPGALDALEKAGIAADRRPETVTIPEWCELARHLG
- a CDS encoding hydrolase, whose amino-acid sequence is MQNLASTERAALERITHDPMLAQVQQWAAINSGSGNLAGLKATADLLADAFAILPGNIELQEPAPVEKVRADGVVEIVEHGRHLVVTVRPEAPVQLLFTGHMDTVFPADHNFQEQRWLEDGVLNGPGVADMKGGIAVMLAALAAAETAPEFANVGYQVMINSDEEVGSPSSAPLITALAKGKTAALTYEPALPDGTLAGERGGSGNFSIIFTGKSAHAGRNPQDGRNALLAAADLALRLKALTRPGLNVNPARIEGGSPNNVVPDHAILRVNFRPMTPQIVEETDLALRTLIADIEREHDVSAHLHGSFGRPPKPIDAGAAKLFDLVKQCGADLGLSIAWKASGGVCDGNNIAACGIPVVDTMGVRGGAIHSADEFLITESLVERARLSALTILRIAKKGAL